From a single Cyclobacterium marinum DSM 745 genomic region:
- a CDS encoding TolC family protein has translation MKNTTSLLFCMLLLWGCKTPQATTIDENKSVPDSFNSSTDTTNSALTNWREFFPDPNLIALIDTALANNQELNILLQEIAVDNNEILARKGEYLPFVNIGAGAGLEKDGEYTRHGAVDESLNIREGQAIPEPLPDFMVGAIASWELDFWKKLRNGKKAAVARYLSSVEGRNFMVTNLIAEISNAYYELMALDNQLEIIQKNIAIQRNALRIIEQQKQAAQETQLAVNRFAAQLLNTENLQYDIKQKIVETENWLNFLVGRFPQPIVRSSSEFNDITINDVQSGIPSQLLTNRPDIKQAELALEAAKLDVSIARANFYPSFSIEAGVGFGSFNPKYLLNPQSILYNLGGDLMAPLVNRNAIKATYNSANARQLQAVYNYEQTILQAYIEVANQLSQIVNSSASYTTKAKEVDLLNQSITISNSLFRSARADYMEVLLTQREALESRMELIEIKLSQMNAKVNVYKALGGGWN, from the coding sequence ATGAAAAATACGACAAGCCTGTTGTTTTGCATGCTCCTTTTATGGGGGTGTAAGACACCACAGGCCACCACGATAGATGAAAATAAGTCGGTTCCGGATAGTTTCAATTCTTCAACAGACACAACAAATAGTGCCTTAACCAATTGGAGAGAATTCTTTCCTGACCCGAACTTAATTGCTTTGATAGATACTGCCTTGGCCAATAATCAGGAGTTGAACATTCTATTGCAGGAAATAGCAGTAGATAACAATGAGATTTTGGCTCGAAAAGGTGAATACTTACCCTTTGTAAACATTGGTGCAGGTGCGGGACTTGAAAAGGACGGTGAATATACCCGTCATGGAGCTGTGGATGAAAGCCTAAATATTAGGGAAGGTCAGGCCATCCCTGAACCATTGCCTGATTTTATGGTGGGGGCTATTGCTTCTTGGGAATTGGATTTTTGGAAGAAACTTCGCAATGGTAAAAAGGCGGCAGTAGCCCGGTATTTATCTAGTGTTGAGGGTAGGAATTTTATGGTCACCAATTTAATTGCTGAAATTTCTAATGCATATTATGAATTAATGGCTTTAGATAATCAGCTGGAAATAATCCAGAAAAATATCGCCATTCAACGAAATGCACTTCGAATCATTGAACAACAGAAACAGGCTGCTCAGGAAACACAGCTTGCCGTCAATAGATTTGCTGCCCAATTGCTCAATACAGAAAACCTGCAATACGATATCAAACAGAAGATTGTTGAAACTGAAAATTGGTTGAATTTTCTGGTGGGTCGCTTTCCGCAACCGATCGTCAGAAGTTCATCAGAATTCAATGACATTACTATAAACGATGTTCAATCAGGAATACCTTCTCAGTTATTGACCAATAGACCGGATATAAAACAAGCGGAATTGGCTTTAGAGGCAGCCAAATTGGATGTAAGTATCGCTAGGGCTAATTTCTATCCATCATTCAGCATTGAAGCAGGTGTTGGTTTCGGGTCATTTAACCCCAAATATCTCCTCAATCCACAGTCCATCCTGTACAATCTTGGTGGGGATCTTATGGCTCCCTTGGTCAATAGAAATGCCATAAAGGCAACTTATAACAGTGCCAATGCTAGGCAGTTACAAGCTGTTTATAACTATGAACAAACCATATTACAAGCCTATATAGAAGTAGCCAATCAGCTTTCGCAGATAGTAAATTCTAGTGCCAGTTATACAACCAAAGCCAAGGAGGTTGATTTACTTAATCAATCAATCACCATTTCTAATAGCTTGTTCCGCTCTGCGAGAGCAGATTATATGGAGGTATTGCTTACCCAAAGGGAGGCCTTGGAATCCAGAATGGAACTTATTGAAATAAAACTAAGCCAGATGAATGCCAAAGTAAATGTTTACAAAGCATTAGGAGGTGGCTGGAATTAA
- a CDS encoding IS4 family transposase: protein MFNPDYQCRLVKEILLFLGKKRERSFFENNLTTIKSFSFSKDFLKLLKNNIENGLTRDRFRTTNTAFVRQRCLGFTDLIYFMLGLGKSSVQQELDNFFSDKSVSYSKGAFSQQRSKLNPKVFTWLNEQQCSFYYKKASHIRKWKGFRLIGIDGSTLQLPYSKELAKGFGHFETRTENGRKVVLARVSQAYDVLNQISIDAKIKHYRTSELALCESHLPCLGQGDLLIMDRAYAAFWLMSTLVQQQKSFVIRVKANRWKHAKAFLASTQKQQIIEVSPSKEALNRCRERNIPTEALKLRLVRVPIASGEDHILITNLVDHRKYPVKEIRELYRKRWPVEESFKLLKTRAELENLSGKTARAVLQDFNRIILRANLSNILSKTLTKKGIDYCNKKRKNTYQINRTQAYRKTKSIIDQLKQGMDKIIGKISDYAFKLLLQLEIVRPNRSVPRIKRYTARPSNFITYKP from the coding sequence ATGTTTAACCCAGATTATCAATGTCGTTTAGTTAAGGAAATTTTATTATTTTTAGGAAAGAAAAGGGAGCGTAGTTTTTTTGAAAATAATCTAACAACAATCAAGTCCTTTTCCTTTTCGAAGGACTTTTTAAAACTATTAAAAAACAATATAGAAAATGGATTAACACGCGATAGGTTCCGTACGACTAACACAGCGTTTGTTCGTCAGCGGTGTTTGGGTTTTACAGATCTTATCTACTTCATGTTGGGCCTGGGTAAATCGAGTGTTCAGCAAGAACTTGATAATTTTTTTTCCGACAAATCGGTCAGCTATTCCAAAGGAGCATTCAGTCAGCAACGATCCAAACTAAACCCCAAGGTGTTTACATGGCTCAATGAACAACAATGTTCTTTTTATTATAAAAAAGCCAGCCATATTCGTAAATGGAAAGGTTTTCGGCTTATAGGTATCGACGGCAGTACTTTGCAGCTTCCTTACAGCAAAGAATTGGCAAAAGGTTTTGGCCATTTCGAAACCCGGACTGAAAACGGGAGAAAAGTAGTGTTAGCCCGTGTTTCCCAAGCCTACGATGTACTCAACCAAATCAGTATAGATGCCAAGATCAAACATTACAGGACAAGTGAACTTGCTCTGTGTGAAAGTCATCTTCCCTGTCTAGGGCAGGGCGACCTGCTTATAATGGATAGGGCTTATGCGGCCTTTTGGCTCATGTCCACATTGGTTCAGCAACAGAAATCCTTTGTCATCAGGGTAAAGGCAAACAGATGGAAACATGCAAAAGCATTTTTAGCATCTACCCAAAAACAGCAGATCATAGAGGTGTCCCCTTCCAAAGAGGCCTTAAACAGGTGTAGGGAAAGGAATATTCCTACTGAGGCACTCAAATTAAGGCTCGTACGGGTACCGATTGCATCAGGAGAAGACCATATATTGATAACCAACCTAGTTGACCATAGGAAGTACCCTGTCAAGGAAATACGTGAGCTTTACAGGAAAAGATGGCCTGTTGAAGAGTCTTTCAAGCTACTCAAAACCAGGGCGGAACTTGAAAACCTGAGCGGAAAGACGGCCAGGGCCGTTCTCCAGGATTTTAATAGAATCATTCTCAGGGCCAACTTGAGCAACATCCTCAGTAAAACACTTACCAAAAAAGGGATTGACTACTGTAATAAAAAACGGAAAAACACTTATCAGATCAACAGAACCCAAGCGTATCGTAAAACCAAATCTATAATTGATCAACTCAAACAAGGAATGGACAAAATCATTGGAAAAATATCTGATTATGCTTTCAAACTGTTGCTTCAACTTGAAATAGTACGGCCCAACAGGTCAGTTCCTAGAATAAAAAGGTATACTGCCAGACCCAGTAATTTTATAACTTATAAACCTTAA
- a CDS encoding SusD/RagB family nutrient-binding outer membrane lipoprotein — protein sequence MKNLLKNIFSIGLIASFWACEDLTEVNINPNSPEQVSSNYILTYVLSNTAKTYHNLGYENSKIAGAMQYVQRGTNEGAVVVNYYGWGHESWNSYFDILRNNQVIYENAIEEDNQFFKGIALIMRSFHFGLMSDLYGDIPYSNALQANNDGFFPNYDRQEEVYKGIMIDLKEADALLQNLDPAKDLVNSSSDILYGGDSQKWRKFANALRMRYSMRLISKKSEMTALGIDLVNEFDEAVQFTFTDNADEAKVDFLGTDENNAAPGGPLNSPNPNLLLKPAQTIVDKLIGLNDPRLYRWMMPVQYKWDEEVMVEKDSVVTNILGESYTVRFKPAPEGLDVNTNLYVGLPVGLPIVEAMAFNKGNDEEGYHPERSPYISYLHERYRKNQDEYVSMNLITYSEVKFLMAEAAQMGGFSVSDPEMHYKDGIKASMEKYGILSNPGSFNFDTYYEQASVSFASGDNKEQRIMEQKWLANWQNPQAWFDWRRTGYPVLEAGPVTQFGAAIPVRYMYPSPNLDPNYLVNYEEALSSLENTEYIPAGQSKDHPYAKMWLLQNSGKPW from the coding sequence ATGAAAAATCTATTAAAAAATATATTTTCTATTGGATTAATAGCTTCATTTTGGGCATGTGAAGACTTAACTGAGGTCAACATAAATCCCAATAGTCCTGAGCAAGTTTCCTCAAATTATATTCTTACTTACGTATTATCAAATACAGCTAAGACCTACCATAATTTAGGGTATGAGAATTCTAAAATTGCAGGAGCCATGCAGTATGTACAACGTGGTACCAATGAAGGAGCAGTAGTTGTCAATTATTACGGTTGGGGTCATGAGTCTTGGAATAGCTATTTTGATATCCTTAGAAATAATCAAGTAATATACGAGAATGCGATTGAAGAAGATAATCAATTCTTTAAAGGGATAGCCTTGATTATGCGGTCTTTTCATTTTGGGCTGATGAGTGATTTATATGGTGATATTCCCTACTCAAATGCCTTGCAGGCGAATAATGATGGTTTCTTTCCAAATTATGATCGGCAAGAAGAGGTTTACAAAGGGATTATGATCGATTTGAAAGAGGCTGATGCCTTGCTTCAAAACCTTGACCCTGCCAAGGATTTAGTAAATTCTTCATCAGATATTTTGTATGGAGGAGATTCCCAGAAATGGAGAAAATTTGCCAATGCTTTGCGAATGCGTTACAGCATGCGTTTGATTAGTAAAAAGTCAGAAATGACTGCTTTAGGAATTGATTTGGTAAATGAATTTGATGAAGCTGTTCAATTTACTTTTACTGACAATGCGGATGAGGCAAAAGTCGATTTTCTAGGGACTGATGAAAATAATGCAGCTCCGGGAGGTCCGCTAAATAGTCCTAACCCCAACTTATTGCTAAAGCCGGCACAAACTATTGTAGATAAACTTATAGGTTTAAATGATCCCAGATTATATCGGTGGATGATGCCTGTTCAATACAAGTGGGACGAAGAGGTGATGGTAGAAAAGGACTCGGTAGTCACCAATATTTTGGGGGAATCATATACAGTTCGGTTTAAACCGGCACCTGAGGGACTTGATGTGAATACCAATTTATATGTGGGGCTGCCTGTAGGTTTGCCCATAGTGGAAGCCATGGCATTCAATAAAGGGAATGATGAAGAAGGGTACCATCCCGAGAGAAGCCCCTATATTTCATACCTACATGAGCGTTACCGTAAAAATCAAGATGAATATGTAAGTATGAATTTAATTACATATAGTGAGGTAAAGTTTTTAATGGCTGAGGCCGCCCAAATGGGAGGGTTTAGTGTCAGTGACCCTGAGATGCATTACAAAGATGGAATCAAAGCATCAATGGAAAAATATGGCATACTCTCAAATCCCGGAAGTTTTAATTTTGACACATATTATGAACAAGCTTCAGTTTCATTTGCTTCCGGGGATAACAAAGAACAAAGGATCATGGAACAGAAATGGTTGGCAAACTGGCAAAACCCACAGGCGTGGTTTGACTGGAGACGCACCGGATATCCGGTACTTGAGGCTGGACCGGTCACTCAATTTGGTGCTGCTATTCCGGTTCGATACATGTATCCCTCGCCAAATTTAGACCCAAATTACCTAGTAAATTATGAAGAAGCCCTATCCTCACTGGAAAACACTGAATATATCCCGGCCGGGCAAAGTAAAGATCATCCTTATGCTAAAATGTGGTTACTTCAAAACTCCGGAAAACCTTGGTAA
- a CDS encoding SusC/RagA family TonB-linked outer membrane protein: MKKKLHFSLLIGALCIFMHHVPIADAKAHNLNSRQLAEIPKAEAQNSVALAEALDKLKAYYKADILFADRMIQNINVDLGSIDWQGGLERNLDKLLSPNQLSFIKQRGGSYVIIAKNRQSGTGTPVLSKFVAQNNGLISMKPNGSNGISESISIADVVQSVRGKVVSEIDGLGLPGVTVLLKGTAIGTVTDQNGEYFLEFEGDNAILVFSFIGFETQEVAIGNREIVDITMQEDMKSLQEAVVTALGVKREKQSLGYSVGNVEGRDLTETPQNNVLNAMAGKVAGVQISQMDGTAGSSVNIIIRGANSLNNDNQPLFVIDGVPVANKLNNGFGGADMGNPISDINPNDIENVSILKGPSAAALYGSRAGNGVVLITTKSGSGRKGIGVAVNSSVVVDFPFKYIPIQNEFASGKSGAHVFEESENESWGPELDVGEEWVQWNSNGEPAPLVSYPNRFKDFFQTGYTNTNNVAINGDYDKGSFRLSVGNMANTGIIPNTDFSRLTIGLNTSYHITDRLRATATINITESGSDNRPIIDGGRTSPVRSLYETGAQVNILDLQQYWVPGSEGILQRKYKEKQNNPYFVVNENPTGFDRNRTVSKLQLDYDVTNNLSMMLRYARDSYDEQQEAIIAYNNYDQINGGYHIRNNTNKESNLDFMLNYQKVFNEDWNITALAGANRMEQKYGFMDNNAGQLVIPMLYTISNGAPGTVSYDSQQFWKVIYGIYGSVSTGFRDKLYLDITARNDWSSTLPIENRSYFYPSASLSAIISEMVDMPSFVDLFKFRAGIAQVGNDVAPYSLIPTFNTALDWGTAKSMYMGGLLRNTSLKPEISTSSEAGFDISLFNNRLGIDATYYVRGNKNQVLPIDLPIESGASSKLINAGLVESRGFELGLSTTPIISGDFRWDLNVNLSRNRTSIKELADGITYYNFTSYSGAELRTYVGGDIGDIYMRPVLTVKDTESPYFGYPVLTGSGLYQADQDVNNLVKIGNFNHDLMVSFQPTLSYKNLSFYANIDWRQGGEFYSNTMMFLGNNGMLEETLSGMPYDPNRPIEDQIKENPEAYFGNWIGGRNAAYGGLPWTGEEAGYREQDASFNVGVRESRDAEGNIVYIENLGGETTQWLNPFQAYRYANRPFPDRNLYSATYVKLREVAFTYRLPNKLLDKVSLRNASVSVVGNNLFVWTEAGNGIDPERAFRQTGNRWIQGVEYYNVMPWTGSLGLKVNAEF; the protein is encoded by the coding sequence ATGAAAAAAAAATTACACTTTTCACTTTTGATTGGGGCACTGTGCATTTTTATGCACCATGTTCCGATTGCAGATGCCAAAGCCCACAACTTAAATTCTCGGCAGTTGGCAGAAATACCGAAAGCAGAGGCTCAAAACAGTGTGGCCTTGGCTGAAGCGCTTGATAAGCTTAAGGCTTATTATAAAGCAGATATTTTATTTGCTGACAGAATGATCCAAAACATTAATGTAGACTTGGGAAGTATAGACTGGCAGGGAGGTTTGGAGAGGAATCTCGACAAACTCCTTAGCCCTAACCAATTGTCATTCATAAAACAGAGAGGGGGATCTTATGTGATAATAGCAAAAAACAGACAGTCCGGTACAGGTACCCCTGTTTTGTCCAAGTTTGTTGCTCAAAATAATGGCTTAATATCAATGAAGCCCAATGGCAGCAATGGGATTTCAGAAAGTATATCAATTGCTGATGTAGTACAAAGTGTTAGAGGAAAAGTTGTTTCTGAAATTGATGGCCTGGGTCTTCCAGGTGTAACTGTGCTATTAAAAGGTACTGCAATAGGCACTGTTACTGATCAAAATGGTGAATATTTTCTTGAGTTTGAAGGTGATAATGCAATTTTGGTATTTTCCTTTATTGGCTTTGAAACGCAAGAGGTGGCAATAGGGAACCGGGAAATTGTGGATATCACGATGCAGGAAGATATGAAATCACTCCAAGAGGCTGTGGTTACTGCTTTGGGAGTGAAAAGAGAGAAGCAATCTTTAGGGTATTCGGTAGGAAATGTGGAAGGAAGAGACCTGACAGAGACACCGCAAAATAATGTACTGAATGCCATGGCAGGAAAGGTTGCCGGAGTACAAATTTCCCAAATGGATGGTACGGCCGGTTCATCTGTGAATATAATTATTCGAGGAGCCAATTCATTAAACAATGACAACCAGCCATTATTTGTGATTGATGGGGTTCCTGTTGCTAATAAGCTGAACAATGGTTTTGGCGGAGCAGATATGGGAAATCCCATCTCAGACATTAATCCCAATGATATAGAAAATGTGTCAATCCTAAAAGGGCCTAGTGCAGCCGCTTTATATGGTTCAAGAGCCGGCAATGGTGTAGTATTGATCACAACAAAATCCGGTTCCGGAAGAAAAGGAATTGGTGTTGCAGTTAATTCATCGGTGGTGGTGGACTTTCCATTTAAATACATTCCCATTCAAAATGAATTTGCTTCCGGAAAGAGCGGAGCGCATGTTTTTGAGGAAAGTGAGAACGAAAGTTGGGGGCCGGAACTGGATGTTGGAGAAGAATGGGTTCAATGGAACAGCAATGGGGAACCCGCACCTCTGGTGTCTTACCCAAATCGGTTTAAAGATTTCTTTCAGACCGGTTATACCAATACCAATAATGTGGCAATCAATGGAGATTATGACAAAGGTAGTTTTCGGTTGTCTGTGGGGAATATGGCTAACACCGGAATTATCCCCAATACAGATTTTTCAAGACTCACCATAGGACTTAATACCAGTTACCATATTACAGATAGGCTAAGAGCAACTGCAACCATTAATATTACAGAATCAGGTTCAGACAATCGCCCCATAATTGATGGTGGAAGAACTTCTCCGGTAAGGAGCTTATATGAAACAGGTGCCCAAGTAAATATTCTTGACCTTCAGCAGTACTGGGTGCCGGGGTCCGAAGGAATCCTTCAAAGAAAATATAAAGAAAAGCAAAACAATCCATATTTCGTGGTTAATGAAAACCCCACCGGTTTTGATAGAAACAGGACAGTCAGTAAGCTACAGCTAGATTATGATGTCACCAATAACCTTAGCATGATGCTTCGTTATGCGAGAGATTCATATGATGAACAACAAGAGGCAATTATTGCCTACAATAATTATGATCAAATTAATGGAGGGTATCACATAAGAAACAATACTAACAAGGAGAGCAATTTGGATTTTATGTTGAATTATCAAAAGGTTTTTAATGAAGACTGGAACATTACAGCATTGGCAGGAGCGAACAGAATGGAGCAAAAGTATGGCTTCATGGATAATAATGCAGGGCAGTTGGTCATTCCTATGTTGTATACCATTTCTAATGGAGCACCCGGTACAGTTTCTTATGATAGCCAACAATTTTGGAAAGTAATCTATGGAATATATGGATCTGTTTCTACAGGGTTTCGAGATAAACTTTATTTGGATATTACTGCAAGGAATGATTGGTCAAGTACTTTACCGATTGAAAACCGATCTTACTTTTACCCCTCAGCTTCATTAAGTGCCATCATTTCTGAGATGGTTGACATGCCTTCTTTTGTAGATTTATTTAAATTTCGTGCAGGGATAGCTCAGGTAGGAAATGATGTGGCTCCCTATAGTTTAATCCCTACCTTCAATACAGCCTTGGATTGGGGTACTGCGAAAAGTATGTACATGGGAGGGTTATTACGAAATACTTCATTGAAACCTGAAATATCTACTTCCTCAGAAGCAGGTTTTGATATTTCCCTTTTTAATAATAGGCTGGGAATTGACGCTACCTATTATGTCCGAGGAAATAAAAACCAAGTATTACCAATAGATCTTCCCATAGAATCAGGAGCCAGTAGCAAGTTAATAAACGCCGGTTTGGTAGAAAGTCGAGGCTTTGAATTAGGACTAAGTACTACACCAATTATTTCCGGTGATTTTAGGTGGGACTTGAATGTCAATCTTTCTAGAAATAGGACAAGCATCAAAGAACTCGCAGATGGCATAACTTATTATAATTTCACTTCTTATAGTGGAGCCGAGCTAAGAACTTATGTCGGTGGAGATATAGGAGACATATATATGCGTCCGGTGCTTACTGTGAAAGATACTGAATCGCCCTATTTTGGATATCCTGTACTTACCGGAAGTGGCTTGTATCAAGCAGATCAAGATGTAAATAACCTGGTCAAGATTGGGAATTTCAACCATGACCTAATGGTGTCGTTTCAGCCTACTTTAAGCTATAAAAACCTAAGTTTTTATGCTAATATAGATTGGAGACAAGGGGGAGAGTTTTACTCTAATACCATGATGTTTTTAGGTAATAATGGAATGTTAGAAGAAACCCTTTCCGGAATGCCCTATGACCCTAATAGGCCCATTGAAGATCAAATCAAAGAAAATCCTGAAGCCTATTTTGGCAATTGGATAGGGGGGCGAAATGCTGCTTACGGAGGTTTGCCATGGACTGGAGAAGAGGCAGGTTATAGAGAGCAAGATGCCAGTTTTAATGTAGGGGTGCGAGAAAGTAGGGATGCTGAAGGCAATATTGTTTACATAGAAAACTTAGGAGGTGAAACTACCCAATGGTTAAACCCTTTTCAAGCTTATCGATATGCCAACCGACCTTTCCCAGACCGAAACTTATACAGTGCCACTTATGTCAAGTTAAGAGAAGTCGCTTTTACTTATCGCTTACCCAATAAGCTATTAGATAAAGTAAGCTTGCGAAATGCGTCCGTCTCAGTAGTAGGAAATAATCTATTTGTATGGACAGAAGCAGGAAACGGTATAGATCCGGAAAGGGCTTTCAGACAAACAGGAAACCGATGGATTCAGGGAGTAGAATATTACAATGTTATGCCATGGACAGGTTCTTTAGGATTGAAAGTAAATGCAGAATTTTAA
- a CDS encoding FecR family protein, with the protein MHDIETIKELLIKYFNGSVSVIQKKWIDDWINESTRNEELFYSCLEEWERQNLQYMANVEQAFLDFNKRIDHGEPHKIENFPQQIRFNLPAHKLFMVASIVLIGLFFSGALDFVWVKTYRTGYGELSTLALNDGTVVYLNANSQLKTARFPYFSDQRQVELSGEASFDVAHDPINQFIVQTKNGLDVVVHGTEFTVYNRRQNTEVHLKSGKIELIKHNTSGRETVMLKPGEKARMEPDGDLQLKEVRAIEEFASWKEYRYVFNQTSLAEISDLIKDNYGVDVEILEDSLNRLTVSGSFRSENAEEFATAVAQVLGVSIEAGENIFRFYDSK; encoded by the coding sequence ATGCATGATATAGAAACCATAAAGGAATTATTAATTAAATACTTCAATGGATCAGTCTCCGTAATCCAAAAAAAGTGGATTGATGATTGGATCAATGAATCCACAAGAAATGAGGAATTGTTTTATTCTTGTTTGGAAGAATGGGAGAGACAAAACCTACAATACATGGCTAATGTGGAGCAAGCATTTTTGGATTTTAATAAAAGAATAGATCATGGTGAGCCTCACAAAATAGAAAATTTTCCTCAGCAGATAAGGTTTAACCTGCCGGCACATAAACTCTTTATGGTTGCCTCAATTGTATTGATTGGTCTATTTTTTTCCGGGGCACTGGACTTTGTATGGGTGAAAACTTACCGTACAGGCTATGGAGAGTTATCAACTTTGGCTTTAAATGATGGCACAGTGGTTTATTTAAATGCCAATAGCCAATTAAAAACTGCTAGGTTTCCCTATTTCTCTGACCAAAGGCAAGTGGAATTATCTGGTGAAGCGTCTTTTGATGTTGCCCATGATCCCATCAATCAATTCATTGTCCAAACCAAGAATGGTCTAGATGTGGTGGTTCACGGTACGGAATTTACTGTTTACAACCGTCGTCAAAATACTGAAGTACATTTAAAATCAGGAAAAATTGAGCTGATAAAACACAATACTTCAGGTCGGGAAACTGTGATGTTGAAACCGGGAGAGAAAGCCCGCATGGAACCTGATGGCGATTTGCAATTGAAGGAAGTAAGGGCAATTGAAGAATTCGCTTCCTGGAAGGAATACCGATACGTTTTTAATCAGACAAGTTTGGCTGAGATATCGGACCTAATTAAGGATAATTATGGTGTCGATGTGGAAATTCTCGAAGACTCACTTAATCGTTTAACAGTTTCCGGTTCCTTTCGCTCAGAAAATGCCGAGGAATTTGCTACTGCGGTAGCTCAGGTTTTAGGAGTATCTATAGAAGCAGGAGAGAATATTTTTAGATTTTATGATTCCAAGTAG
- a CDS encoding RNA polymerase sigma factor produces MPEPKISISSKRLLSSISLEEAKVSHSTEMMNDEQLISHALKEDPKKGMGMIFQRYYQPLCSHAVRFVGSKEVAQDLVSDLLVHFYDQKLYLKVNTSIRSYLFQSVRNRGYNYLKHDLARKGELSLATEPRIPETYEPDSITEYEELYQDFEKAIETLPGQRRKIYLLFQFEGKTMKEISTEIGLSIRTVETQLYRSKITIRQLLRDKWLLWLITFTQLFN; encoded by the coding sequence ATGCCAGAACCCAAAATTTCTATAAGTAGTAAAAGGCTCCTTTCATCGATCAGTTTAGAAGAAGCGAAGGTTTCCCATTCAACTGAAATGATGAATGATGAACAGCTAATTAGTCATGCCCTTAAAGAAGATCCCAAAAAAGGAATGGGAATGATTTTTCAACGCTATTACCAACCACTTTGTTCGCATGCAGTTCGTTTTGTTGGGTCAAAAGAAGTTGCACAAGATTTGGTTTCCGACCTTTTGGTTCATTTTTATGATCAAAAGCTTTATTTGAAGGTAAACACTTCCATTCGCTCCTATTTATTCCAGTCGGTAAGAAATCGAGGTTATAATTATCTAAAGCATGATTTGGCACGAAAGGGAGAGTTGAGTCTCGCTACAGAGCCCAGGATTCCTGAAACTTATGAGCCGGATAGCATTACGGAATACGAAGAGCTTTACCAAGATTTTGAAAAAGCCATTGAAACCCTTCCCGGTCAGCGAAGGAAAATTTACCTATTGTTCCAATTTGAAGGGAAAACAATGAAAGAAATTTCTACAGAAATTGGGCTTTCGATCAGAACTGTAGAAACACAACTTTATCGTTCTAAAATTACCATTCGCCAGTTGCTAAGGGATAAATGGCTGCTTTGGTTAATAACGTTTACCCAACTTTTTAATTGA
- a CDS encoding RNA polymerase sigma factor translates to MKTKEFKERVISMSDRLYPMVSRMLGNAANAEDAIQEIMIKLWERRRQIKNHPNLPAFIFLTARNYCLDVIKKKKPPEDQYDAKTQLLASEPEHDSYEWQELKRNIAEVLEGLPEQQKEVMIMRDLDGMEFIEIAELTKLRVDHIRVLLSRARQQVAKELQKTYSYGKGDI, encoded by the coding sequence ATGAAAACAAAAGAATTTAAAGAAAGGGTAATTTCAATGTCTGACCGCTTGTACCCGATGGTCTCACGAATGTTAGGTAATGCTGCCAATGCAGAGGATGCCATACAAGAGATAATGATCAAGTTATGGGAGCGTCGAAGACAAATTAAAAACCATCCCAATCTTCCAGCATTTATTTTCTTGACGGCAAGGAATTATTGCTTGGACGTGATTAAAAAGAAAAAACCTCCGGAAGATCAATATGATGCAAAAACCCAGTTACTGGCTTCGGAGCCTGAACATGATTCTTATGAATGGCAGGAGCTTAAGCGCAATATAGCGGAGGTATTGGAAGGACTTCCTGAACAACAAAAGGAAGTCATGATCATGAGAGATTTAGACGGAATGGAATTTATTGAAATTGCGGAATTGACAAAATTAAGAGTGGACCATATTAGGGTTCTTTTGTCCAGAGCGAGGCAACAAGTGGCGAAAGAACTCCAAAAAACATACAGCTATGGAAAAGGGGATATTTAA
- a CDS encoding SusC/RagA family TonB-linked outer membrane protein, with the protein MKHILLVIGIALIPFSSILAQETNEAVKKKLEVTIKENDNPDVYIDGIKYNHAIIDLLDKEKIASISVLKDEKALERYNAPNGVILIETKSKKEDQVKIRSKDGWNNEDQPLIIIDGNIANKGDLEKLKPVDIGSIDVYKGENAIKKYNSPNGAIIVNTKGAK; encoded by the coding sequence ATGAAACACATACTATTAGTAATCGGAATAGCTCTAATCCCATTTTCTAGTATCTTGGCTCAGGAAACGAATGAAGCTGTCAAAAAGAAACTTGAAGTCACAATTAAAGAAAATGACAATCCTGATGTCTACATTGACGGAATTAAATACAATCATGCTATAATTGATCTTTTGGATAAAGAAAAAATAGCAAGCATTAGTGTCCTAAAAGATGAAAAGGCCTTAGAAAGGTATAATGCGCCCAATGGTGTCATTTTGATTGAAACCAAATCAAAAAAAGAGGATCAAGTTAAAATAAGATCCAAAGATGGATGGAATAATGAGGACCAACCGTTAATCATCATTGATGGAAACATAGCAAATAAAGGAGATCTTGAAAAACTTAAACCTGTGGACATAGGCTCCATAGATGTTTATAAAGGGGAAAATGCTATAAAAAAGTACAATTCACCGAATGGTGCGATAATAGTAAATACAAAGGGAGCTAAGTAG